One part of the Glycine soja cultivar W05 chromosome 11, ASM419377v2, whole genome shotgun sequence genome encodes these proteins:
- the LOC114376871 gene encoding protein PIN-LIKES 3-like, whose amino-acid sequence MGLVELFGVASMPVIKVLIITAVGLLLALDNVNLLGKDARIQVNHLVHYVFNPALVGGNLADTITFENVVLLWFMPVNILLTFIIGSALGWILIKLTRAPKHLEGLILGVCSAGNLGNLPIIIIPAICKDKGSPFGDSNVCYQYGMAYASLSMAVGAVYTWTYVYNIMRVSASVVPKDDYRTSSFRLEASGEFLEFIPEEESSEPENPPKDNMDDYTLLLSSIESEENVKLPISAKIKQQFGNLLVNSNFRAIFSPATLGAIVGFIVGVVPQIRKLMIGGDASLHVIQDSVTMVGEAAVPIITLIMGANLLKGLKGANTSIWTVIGIIVVRYIFLPILGILVIKGATQLGLVQPDPLYQFVLLLQYALPPAMAIGTIAQLFGAGEGECSVIMLWTYVLASVAVTFWTTYFMWLVA is encoded by the exons ATGGGACTTGTGGAGCTTTTTGGAGTGGCATCTATGCCCGtgatcaaagtactaataatcaCTGCAGTTGGCTTGCTTCTTGCACTGGATAACGTAAATTTGTTGGGAAAAGATGCAAGGATACAAGTGAATCAT CTTGTGCATTATGTGTTCAATCCTGCACTGGTGGGTGGCAATTTGGCGGACACGATTACTTTTGAGAATGTTGTTTTATT GTGGTTCATGCCCGTCAATATCCTCCTTACGTTTATAATAGGTTCTGCCTTAGGATGGATCCTTATCAAATTAACAAGGGCTCCCAAACACTTGGAAGGGCTAATATTGGGTGTCTGTTCTGCAG GAAATTTAGGAAACTTGCCTATAATCATTATCCCGGCTATATGTAAAGACAAAGGTAGTCCTTTTGGAGACTCCAATGTCTGCTATCAATATGGAATGGCTTATGCTTCACTTTCTATGGCG GTTGGAGCTGTTTATACATGGACTTATGTCTACAACATAATGAGAGTTTCCGCAAGTGTAGTCCCAAAAGATGATTATAGAACTAGCTCCTTCAGACTGGAGGCTTCAGGAGAGTTCCTAGAATTCATACCAGAGGAAGAATCCTCAGAACCTGAAAATCCACCAAAGGACAACATGGATGATTACACTCTTCTGCTTTCTTCAATTGAATCTGAGGAGAATGTGAAG TTACCAATCTCAGCTAAAATCAAACAACAATTTGGAAACCTTTTAGTCAACTCCAATTTCAGAGCCATATTTTCACCAGCAACTCTTGGAGCG ATTGTTGGCTTTATTGTAGGAGTGGTTCCCCAGATACGTAAATTGATGATTGGCGGCGATGCTTCACTTCATGTGATTCAAGACTCTGTTACCATGGTTGG TGAAGCCGCCGTTCCAATTATAACCCTTATAATGGGAGCAAACCTCCTTAAAG GCTTGAAGGGAGCAAATACTTCTATTTGGACAGTTATAGGAATTATAGTAGTTCGATATATTTTCCTGCCAATTTTGGGTATTCTAGTTATTAAAGGAGCAACACAATTGGGTTTGGTGCAACCAGATCCCTTGTATCAGTTTGTGCTTCTCCTTCAATATGCACTTCCACCTGCAATGGCTATAG GCACCATCGCGCAGTTGTTTGGAGCTGGTGAAGGTGAATGTTCTGTTATCATGCTATGGACATATGTTTTGGCCTCAGTTGCAGTCACTTTTTGGACAACCTACTTCATGTGGCTTGTGGCTTAA
- the LOC114377224 gene encoding AT-rich interactive domain-containing protein 6-like, with protein sequence MSDAKENEEAGQGVPSVVEENQQLVDAEVQDQPEAASAPVPVEETSNHVEIGSDHVENTKEEPPAEDKNVELEVVSEGIPQDVQNTLLSVPVEADAQILDRTESEEAEASGAKVEADELPQNNKEAENNDDIHQKSNGDVEMAVEVKPEDCGMADSKACDNGDPVLASHNEPATPQPAPADTNTEIMNVLEVENKVDEKQVAEPADNGNSNSKHMLFLDADHSYDGNESGTEEEQSAFMKELENFFRERSMEFKPPKFYGEGLNCLKLWRAVTRLGGYDKVTSCKLWRQVGESFKPPKTCTTVSWTFRGFYEKALLDYERHKIQGGELNVPVASHPEPINIENQASASGRARRDAAARAMQGWHSQRLLGNGEVSDPIIKDRNSVSVQKREKQLKSINIHKRKKPSSPYMDNAVKAARSKPSKPQLDTTVIDIGPPADWVKVNVQKTKDCFEVYALVPGLLREEVRVQSDPAGRLVISGEPEHPNNPWGVTPFKKVVSLPSRIDPHQTSAVVTLHGQLFVRVPFEHAE encoded by the exons ATGAGTGATGCAAAAGAAAACGAGGAAGCTGGCCAGGGGGTGCCCTCGGTCGTGGAAGAAAACCAGCAGTTGGTTGATGCAGAGGTTCAAGATCAACCTGAAGCTGCCTCTGCTCCTGTTCCAGTAGAGGAAACTTCAAATCATGTTGAAATTGGGTCAGATCATGTTGAAAATACGAAGGAAGAGCCACCTGCTGAGGATAAAAATGTAGAATTAGAGGTTGTTTCAGAGGGAATTCCACAAGATGTTCAAAATACTCTTCTCTCTGTCCCAGTAGAGGCTGATGCTCAAATTTTGGATAGGACTGAGTCTGAAGAAGCTGAAGCTTCTGGTGCGAAGGTGGAGGCTGATGAATTACCACAGAATAATAAGGAGGCTGAGAATAATGATGATATTCATCAAAAAAGTAATGGCGATGTTGAGATGGCTGTGGAGGTTAAGCCTGAAGACTGTGGAATGGCTGATAGTAAAGCATGTGATAATGGTGACCCTGTGCTTGCAAGTCATAATGAGCCTGCTACGCCACAGCCTGCTCCTGCAGATACAAACACTGAAATTATGAATGTATTAGAAGTTGAGAATAAGGTTGATGAAAAGCAAGTGGCTGAACCTGCAGATAACGGGAATTCAAACTCAAAGCACATGCTTTTCTTGGATGCCGACCATTCCTATGATGGTAATGAGTCAGGAACAGAGGAAGAACAGTCAGCATTTATGAAGGAGCTTGAAAACTTCTTTAGGGAGAGGAGCATGGAATTCAAACCTCCCAAATTCTACGGAGAAGGACTAAATTGCCTTAA GCTGTGGAGAGCTGTAACGAGATTGGGCGGCTATGACAAG gtgacttcaTGTAAATTATGGCGGCAAGTGGGAGAGTCTTTCAAACCTCCGAA GACATGCACCACTGTCTCATGGACTTTTCGGGGATTTTATGAGAAG GCACTTCTTGATTATGAAAGACATAAAATACAAGGTGGTGAGCTGAATGTGCCTGTTGCTTCTCATCCAGAGCCTATAAATATTGAAAATCAG GCCTCAGCATCAGGTAGAGCCCGGAGAGATGCTGCAGCACGGGCTATGCAGGGTTGGCACTCACAACGTCTCCTAGGCAATGGTGAAGTTAGTGACCCTATTATTAAG gaTAGGAATTCTGTGTCTGTGCAAAAGCGTGAAAAGCAGCTTAAAAGCATCA ATATACACAAACGAAAGAAGCCATCTTCACCTTACATGGATAATGCAGTCAAAGCTGCACGCAGTAAACCATCTAAACCACA ATTGGACACAACTGTGATTGATATTGGGCCTCCTGCTGATTGGGTAAAAGTGAATGTACAAAAAACT AAAGATTGTTTTGAGGTATATGCTTTAGTTCCTGGCCTACTGCGGGAAGAG GTCCGTGTACAGTCAGACCCTGCAGGACGCCTAGTCATAAGTGGGGAGCCTGAGCATCCCAACAATCCTTGGGGTGTGACACCTTTCAAAAAg GTTGTCAGCTTGCCCTCAAGAATTGATCCTCATCAGACGTCTGCGGTGGTGACACTGCATGGGCAGTTGTTTGTTCGTGTCCCATTTGAACATGCAGAATAG
- the LOC114373657 gene encoding protein FAR1-RELATED SEQUENCE 5-like produces the protein MEFEPLSLSDEVIEFDMIGLGDDAAIDTEHPVEDDEDLVNIDNSPATAFTVLAAGLGPHIAGGDTNLEPCQGMEFESEEAAKAFYNSYARRVGFSTRVSMSRRSRRDGSIIQRSFVCAKEGFRVEREKHLVDGRVKRPRAETRVGCKAMLVVKIQDSGRWVVSSFLKEHNHELVPPDKVHCLRSHRHVSGPAKSLIDTLQGAGIGPSGIMSALIKEYGAISNIGFTERDCRNYMRSSRQRTLGGDTQILLDYLKSKQAENPSFFYAVQLQGDEDHCMSNIFWVDSKARTNYTYFGDTVTFDTAYRSNRYRLPFAPFTGVNHHGQPVLFGCALLINESEASFVWLFKTWLEAMTGQPPVSITTDHDRVIRAAINNVFPGTRHRFCKWHVFKECQEMLSHVLSEHLNFEADLHKCVNLTESIEEFESCWSSLIDRYDLKEHEWLKAIYGDRRQWVPVYLRDTFFAEMSITQRSDSINSYFDGYINASTTLQLFVKQYEKALESRYEKEVKADYDTINTTPVLKTPSPLEKQAAEVYTRRLFIKFQEELVETLTFLANKVDEKEIITVYRVAKYGEMHRAYFVRFNSFEMKATCTCQMFEFSGLVCRHILTVFRVINLLTLPSHYILKRWSRIAKSGAILDERTTNLSTRAQESLTIRYNNLRHKALKYADEGINSPKVYDVALSALLEAASKVALATKNGGRQTILNGTCEEDLHQSNEVTTSCSDSPIGSQQSSYKDDQDRTIEKLTRQLDRARRKCEVYRSNLLSVLKDIEEQKLQLSVKVQNIKLEMKD, from the exons ATGGAGTTTGAGCCTTTGAGTCTAAGCGACGAGGTTATTGAATTTGATATGATTGGTTTGGGGGATGATGCTGCCATTGACACGGAGCACCCTGTCGAGGATGATGAGGACCTTGTTAATATTGATAATAGTCCTGCTACTGCTTTTACTGTTCTAGCTGCTGGTTTGGGACCTCACATTGCTGGAGGGGACACTAATCTTGAACCTTGTCAAGGTATGGAATTTGAATCCGAAGAGGCTGCAAAGGCCTTTTATAACTCCTATGCTCGCCGTGTTGGCTTTAGTACGCGGGTGAGCATGTCACGACGCTCCAGGCGTGATGGTTCTATAATTCAGAGGTCTTTTGTGTGTGCCAAGGAAGGTTTTCGTGTGGAGAGGGAGAAGCATTTGGTTGATGGCAGAGTCAAGCGACCTCGTGCTGAAACCCGTGTTGGTTGCAAGGCCATGTTGGTTGTGAAAATCCAAGATTCTGGTAGATGGgttgtttcttcttttctcaAGGAACATAACCATGAATTGGTTCCGCCTGACAAGGTGCATTGCCTTCGTTCGCACCGCCATGTTTCAGGTCCAGCTAAGTCGTTGATTGATACTTTACAGGGTGCCGGAATAGGCCCTAGTGGAATAATGTCTGCACTAATAAAAGAATATGGAGCTATTAGCAATATCGGTTTCACTGAGCGTGACTGTAGGAATTATATGAGAAGCAGTAGGCAAAGGACCCTTGGAGGTGACACTCAAATCCTTTTGGATTACTTGAAGAGCAAACAAGCAGagaatccttcatttttctatgCTGTACAACTACAAGGTGATGAAGATCATTGCATGAGTAATATCTTCTGGGTTGATTCCAAGGCCAGGACTAACTACACTTACTTTGGTGACACTGTCACCTTTGACACAGCATATAGGTCAAACCGCTATAGATTGCCTTTCGCACCTTTCACTGGTGTAAATCATCATGGACAGCCTGTACTATTTGGTTGTGCTCTCCTGATAAATGAATCTGAGGCCTCTTTTGTTTGGTTGTTCAAAACCTGGCTTGAAGCAATGACAGGCCAACCTCCAGTTTCAATTACTACTGATCATGATAGGGTGATTCGTGCAGCCATCAACAATGTCTTTCCTGGTACCCGTCACCGATTTTGTAAGTGGCACGTTTTTAAAGAGTGCCAAGAGATGTTATCACATGTGCTTTCTGAACATCTTAATTTTGAAGCTGACCTCCACAAATGTGTTAATCTGACGGAGTCCATTGAGGAGTTTGAGTCTTGTTGGTCCTCCCTAATTGATAGGTATGATCTCAAAGAACACGAATGGCTAAAAGCAATTTATGGTGATAGGCGGCAGTGGGTACCAGTGTACTTGAGGGACACATTTTTTGCTGAAATGTCAATAACACAGCGAAGTGATAGCATAAACTCTTATTTCGATGGATATATCAATGCATCAACAACACTTCAGCTTTTTGTCAAGCAGTATGAGAAAGCTCTGGAGAGCCGTTATGAAAAAGAAGTCAAAGCTGATTATGACACAATTAACACTACTCCAGTTCTGAAGACTCCATCACCTCTAGAGAAACAGGCAGCTGAAGTTTACACAAGAAGATTGTTTATCAAATTTCAAGAAGAGTTGGTTGAGACATTAACATTCTTGGCAAACAAAGTAGATGAGAAAGAAATAATTACTGTGTATAGAGTAGCCAAATATGGGGAAATGCACAGGGCCTACTTTGTCAGATTTAACTCTTTTGAGATGAAAGCTACTTGTACCTGCCAGATGTTTGAGTTTTCTGGTCTAGTTTGTAGACATATATTGACTGTCTTTAGGGTTATAAATCTTCTTACTTTACCAtctcattatattttaaaaagatggAGCAGGATAGCTAAAAGTGGGGCCATATTGGATGAACGTACTACTAATTTGTCAACTCGTGCCCAAGAATCCCTAACTATCCGATACAATAACCTTCGTCACAAGGCCCTTAAGTATGCTGATGAGGGAATAAACTCTCCAAAAGTTTATGATGTGGCATTGAGTGCACTTCTGGAAGCTGCGAGTAAAGTGGCACTTGCAACAAAAAATGGTGGAAGGCAGACTATTTTAAATGGAACATGTGAAGAAGACCTTCATCAGAGCAATGAAGTAACTACAAGTTGCAGCGATTCTCCTATTGGTTCACAACAATCTTCATACAAG GATGACCAAGATAGAACAATTGAGAAGTTGACACGGCAACTTGACCGAGCTCGAAGGAAGTGTGAAGTCTATAGGTCCAACTTGCTGTCGGttttaaaagatattgaagAGCAGAAGCTACAATTATCAGTTAAAGTCCAAAATATTAAGTTAGAAATGAAAGATTGA